Proteins from one Methanococcus maripaludis C5 genomic window:
- the ehaA gene encoding energy-converting NiFe hydrogenase A subunit EhaA: MILLINYAVALVSSIVVGAILGMKISFDMDSFEGSVLFPTPFVALGLTALIGYLITLDLISSVIIGIFASVFSKFANKIFPGVTDVN, from the coding sequence ATGATTTTATTAATTAACTATGCAGTAGCTCTTGTTTCTTCAATTGTAGTTGGAGCAATTTTGGGTATGAAAATCTCATTTGATATGGATTCGTTTGAAGGATCAGTACTATTTCCAACTCCATTTGTAGCACTTGGCTTGACTGCTTTAATAGGCTACTTGATAACATTAGACCTGATTTCCAGTGTAATCATCGGAATTTTTGCGAGTGTTTTCTCAAAATTTGCAAATAAAATATTCCCAGGTGTTACTGATGTTAATTGA
- a CDS encoding proton-conducting transporter membrane subunit — MLVEYIAGNFHGIIPLGDIIFYMTDFSLIAFIIAMLFTAIVYLTKPEKQLEAQVHEFGDKFNYVTVEELKIRRFMSIVCGIATAFSMLTGDLFDFALFLAVIGITNIGIVSAVKKEWVLNAAFHYGIIAIISSLPLFGGAALILGKTGTLSIFELAKNGNELFYQKLLYAVGMIGETGVAPFYAAKAEMFRAPGAPYILMIHLSSLLVIVRTVEILLTIS; from the coding sequence ATGCTCGTTGAATATATCGCAGGAAACTTTCACGGAATAATTCCTTTGGGAGATATTATATTCTACATGACCGACTTCTCGCTTATAGCATTCATAATAGCGATGCTTTTCACGGCCATAGTATACCTTACAAAACCTGAAAAACAGCTAGAAGCTCAAGTACATGAATTTGGTGACAAATTTAATTACGTGACAGTTGAAGAACTTAAAATAAGAAGATTTATGTCAATAGTTTGTGGTATTGCTACTGCGTTTTCAATGCTAACTGGAGATCTCTTCGACTTTGCATTATTCCTTGCAGTAATTGGTATTACAAACATTGGAATTGTTTCGGCAGTTAAAAAAGAATGGGTCTTGAATGCAGCATTTCACTATGGAATCATTGCAATAATTTCATCCCTTCCATTATTTGGTGGTGCTGCACTGATTTTAGGAAAAACAGGAACTCTTTCAATATTTGAACTTGCAAAAAATGGTAATGAATTATTCTATCAAAAACTACTCTACGCAGTTGGAATGATTGGAGAAACTGGTGTTGCACCGTTTTATGCAGCAAAAGCGGAAATGTTCAGGGCTCCAGGGGCACCTTACATTCTGATGATACACCTTTCATCCCTTTTGGTTATCGTAAGAACCGTAGAAATTCTGCTTACAATATCTTAA
- a CDS encoding DUF2108 domain-containing protein, with the protein MEILPIVAAGCCILGGIGTIIHTHNINKIIMFALLESGLIGLIASFYYLDVAIISSMLEPVATLILLLGVLKYEYMLKNKKKYSTEVPVLTK; encoded by the coding sequence ATGGAAATTCTACCTATCGTTGCTGCCGGGTGCTGTATTCTTGGAGGAATAGGTACCATCATTCATACGCACAATATTAACAAGATAATCATGTTTGCACTTCTTGAAAGCGGACTTATCGGATTAATTGCTTCATTCTACTACCTAGATGTTGCAATTATTTCCTCGATGTTAGAACCAGTTGCTACATTGATCTTGCTTTTGGGCGTGTTAAAATATGAATATATGCTTAAAAATAAGAAAAAATATAGTACAGAAGTCCCTGTGCTTACCAAATAG
- a CDS encoding respiratory chain complex I subunit 1 family protein gives MVNGLMYALYAFLIGSILLGFHRKLMARIQCRPGPPIIQYLIHTFKFYFKELTFPISAGNPLYVFVALMDIMVWMSALSIAVVFESSLLILIGLYIMQKIVEHGCGLSSGSPYGKVGGVRSVFSAAAEVPLFAAAGIVYTVTDSLMIGDIINYQAINGPLLFQLPICAFAVFVLVLSKAPFSPFAIVKGKDIVSGYITEHYGPLEAIIMIGDAMAWFVLLWLFMALFLGPLVLASSVLTLVGMFVLTVVIAFICALTPLLAPNHSVMLQITIASLTLIDLAYRIIH, from the coding sequence ATGGTTAACGGACTTATGTATGCATTGTATGCCTTTTTAATTGGTAGCATATTGCTTGGATTCCACAGAAAACTTATGGCAAGGATTCAGTGTCGACCAGGACCCCCAATTATTCAGTATTTAATTCATACATTCAAATTTTACTTTAAAGAACTAACGTTCCCGATCTCAGCAGGAAATCCATTGTACGTCTTTGTGGCTTTAATGGATATTATGGTCTGGATGAGTGCACTATCAATTGCGGTTGTCTTTGAATCATCCTTGTTGATATTAATCGGACTCTACATCATGCAAAAGATTGTTGAACACGGTTGTGGTCTAAGTAGCGGATCCCCATATGGAAAAGTTGGTGGTGTTAGAAGTGTTTTCTCAGCCGCTGCAGAAGTTCCACTCTTTGCTGCTGCTGGAATCGTCTATACTGTGACTGATTCATTAATGATTGGAGACATTATCAACTATCAAGCCATAAATGGGCCGTTGTTGTTCCAACTTCCAATATGTGCTTTTGCAGTATTTGTGTTAGTTCTTTCAAAAGCGCCTTTCAGCCCATTTGCGATAGTAAAAGGAAAAGATATCGTAAGCGGATACATTACCGAACACTACGGGCCTCTCGAAGCAATTATCATGATTGGAGACGCAATGGCATGGTTTGTATTATTATGGCTATTTATGGCATTGTTTTTAGGCCCATTAGTCTTGGCAAGTTCAGTTTTGACTTTAGTTGGAATGTTTGTCTTAACGGTGGTTATTGCATTCATCTGCGCTTTGACTCCTCTGCTTGCTCCAAATCATTCAGTAATGCTCCAAATTACAATTGCATCACTTACGCTAATTGATCTGGCTTACAGAATCATCCATTAG
- a CDS encoding DUF2109 domain-containing protein — MESSLVTFVIGIVGIISVIKVFLTKSRALKLPILCCINFCIAALIALYIKSPMGAIAAVVYFISSTVSSNAIAHTLGELDKMDEFEKKR; from the coding sequence ATGGAATCGTCTCTTGTAACATTTGTTATCGGAATTGTAGGGATAATTTCAGTTATAAAAGTATTTCTGACAAAAAGCAGAGCATTGAAACTCCCTATACTTTGCTGCATTAACTTCTGCATTGCCGCACTAATTGCACTCTACATAAAAAGCCCAATGGGTGCAATTGCCGCAGTTGTTTACTTCATATCATCAACAGTATCCAGTAATGCGATAGCCCATACACTTGGAGAACTCGATAAAATGGATGAATTTGAGAAGAAAAGGTGA
- a CDS encoding helix-turn-helix transcriptional regulator — translation MYDKLKIIERAILLNPENIKVFREKLKITQSKLAEESGVSQSHLSMLEKGKREIGEAHAAAITLGMLKCSNFWDKENPVLYLLDVLSLTKLEGAIVDFIQDLTSKNDIFCKRYIEGHPVYIIDIKYFTGEIKKRLGVVDINEVDFFRGRMNIRGLHLDKKTVLIQLDCSDIRRLEHKVSNVLNNKTIIQIFPKEEVPPIYSIKKDCMIVHCW, via the coding sequence ATGTACGACAAATTAAAAATCATAGAAAGGGCAATTCTGCTCAATCCCGAAAATATAAAAGTTTTTCGTGAAAAGCTCAAGATAACCCAGTCCAAACTTGCTGAAGAAAGTGGGGTTAGTCAGTCCCATTTGAGTATGCTTGAAAAAGGAAAACGGGAAATTGGGGAAGCACATGCTGCCGCAATAACGCTTGGGATGCTTAAATGTAGTAATTTTTGGGATAAAGAGAATCCTGTTTTATATTTATTAGACGTACTTTCATTGACAAAACTTGAAGGTGCTATTGTCGATTTTATCCAGGATTTAACGTCAAAAAACGATATCTTCTGTAAAAGATATATTGAAGGACATCCTGTGTATATTATAGATATAAAATATTTTACTGGAGAAATCAAAAAACGACTTGGTGTCGTAGATATCAATGAAGTTGATTTTTTCAGGGGCAGAATGAATATTAGAGGATTGCACCTTGATAAAAAAACCGTACTAATCCAGTTAGACTGCTCAGACATTCGAAGGCTTGAACATAAGGTATCTAACGTATTGAATAACAAGACAATAATTCAAATATTCCCAAAAGAGGAAGTTCCCCCAATATATTCAATAAAAAAAGACTGCATGATTGTACACTGCTGGTGA
- a CDS encoding EhaG family protein, translating to MDYVSLLFSRTVTVGLIVGIISLYSISRQKTDLNMILLTDLVEYGMLVIIAAIGSDLAEALILPGLVVGMAELLAVAEIYVSRNDLRKQSKKKRSKLLEEFTIKETPNMDINFSKMEVLYTTPKFFAFVLVVYGAMLSGFTGGAVMASGLLFYVLAKRVLGQKILPEDLKVSWEGISAFSGIAWAIWILGFIGFFLFPSKWPYFLIIAGFGLALKVGSKLGLIGELFE from the coding sequence ATGGACTACGTAAGTTTATTATTCAGTAGAACCGTTACTGTCGGATTAATAGTTGGAATAATTTCGCTCTATTCTATTTCTCGCCAAAAAACAGATCTTAACATGATTTTGTTAACGGACCTTGTAGAATATGGAATGCTCGTAATTATTGCAGCAATTGGTTCAGACCTTGCAGAAGCACTTATCCTTCCAGGATTGGTTGTAGGTATGGCTGAATTATTGGCAGTTGCAGAAATATATGTTTCAAGAAATGATTTAAGAAAACAAAGTAAAAAGAAAAGATCAAAACTTTTAGAAGAGTTTACGATTAAAGAAACCCCCAACATGGACATAAACTTTAGTAAAATGGAAGTGCTCTACACCACCCCAAAATTCTTTGCATTTGTTCTCGTTGTTTACGGTGCAATGCTAAGCGGATTTACCGGTGGGGCAGTCATGGCAAGCGGTCTTTTGTTCTACGTATTGGCAAAAAGAGTACTTGGTCAGAAAATACTTCCAGAAGATTTAAAAGTATCCTGGGAAGGAATTTCAGCATTTTCAGGAATTGCATGGGCAATTTGGATACTCGGGTTTATTGGATTTTTCTTATTCCCTTCAAAATGGCCATACTTCCTAATTATAGCCGGATTTGGACTTGCATTAAAAGTAGGTTCTAAACTCGGACTAATTGGAGAGTTGTTCGAATAA
- a CDS encoding EhaE family protein: MDLVTLAMYVGYFLLILGTVGAVIGPLTKDPFKRFLNIEVPSIGVCLIFLAYNQTLALMTFLGVNAILTLVLVRAIIKNEELEE, translated from the coding sequence ATGGATTTAGTTACCTTGGCAATGTATGTGGGCTACTTCTTACTCATATTGGGTACAGTCGGTGCAGTTATTGGACCATTAACCAAAGATCCATTTAAGAGATTTTTAAACATCGAAGTTCCCTCAATTGGTGTTTGTTTAATATTTCTCGCATACAACCAAACTCTTGCACTTATGACCTTCCTCGGGGTAAATGCTATCCTTACACTTGTACTCGTGAGAGCGATTATCAAAAATGAGGAACTGGAGGAATAA
- a CDS encoding EhaF family protein, which translates to MKKINEAWNYISKPSAVSRLFAGFICIVLFIGIFLPTEFTSDQLYPKDAIQNQVLKTPLAPYDRGGITLTEPADIKSQYPKYQGIGGQITAYLSPVAIAISENTMYFGTTIVSTPGGILDEILYYTRGFDTVLESLTLLLSFTIFGWLFLNRNNRVK; encoded by the coding sequence ATGAAAAAGATAAATGAAGCCTGGAATTATATTTCAAAGCCCAGTGCAGTCTCCAGATTGTTTGCAGGATTTATTTGTATAGTTTTATTCATCGGTATATTCCTACCTACGGAATTTACAAGCGACCAGTTATATCCAAAAGATGCAATCCAAAATCAGGTTTTGAAAACCCCTCTTGCACCATACGACAGAGGAGGAATCACCTTAACAGAACCTGCAGATATAAAATCTCAATACCCTAAATATCAAGGTATTGGGGGCCAAATTACTGCTTATTTATCCCCTGTTGCTATTGCAATAAGTGAAAATACAATGTACTTTGGTACAACAATTGTTTCAACCCCTGGTGGAATATTAGATGAGATATTATACTATACAAGAGGATTTGACACAGTTTTAGAGTCTTTGACCTTGCTCCTCTCGTTTACAATATTTGGATGGCTATTCCTAAATAGGAATAATCGGGTGAAATAA